The genome window TACTACATCCATAAAGCCAAAAACTCCAAATTTCTTAAACTCCCTTTGTAGGGCATCTTCAAAGCTTAACATAGGGTTTTCTTCCCATTGTTGCTCAATACCATTTGCTAGATGATCTACTAGCTCTGATTGCAAATCATACCATTCTACGTAGTGTTTTCTAGTAAAGCTAAACAGTTGTTCAATTTGGATGGCATTTACCTTCATACTAATAAGCTAATTTAGGATTAATAATGGCTTGCATGTTTTCCATATACTCTTTAAGCTCTGCAAGCATGGCAACGGTTTGTTTTTTTCCTTGTGGTGTCAACGAATAATATTTGCGAATTCGGTTCTCTACCTTCTCAGCAGCAACTTTCAAATGCCCTTCTGACTCTAATTTATGAAGTGATGGGTACAAAGCCCCTTCCTTAATATCCATACGGCCCCCGGTTATTTCTTTCACTTTTTGAGTGATCTCATAACCGTACATTTTGCCTTCTTGCTCGAGTAATCGCATGATAATAGTGGTTAAACTACCTCTGTATAATTGATTATTTGACATACCTAAGATTCTTAGGTGTAAATATACATAAGAATCTTAGGCAAGCAAATCAATCTGGTAAAAATTGTCTTCTTTCTACTTTTTAGATTTGTAGAATTCTTTAGGATCCAGACTTTTTATCTACTCCTGTTTTCAGAATACAGGAGTCTGAGAAGATACATTCTAGTTAAATATTTAAAAGTTTTAATCTATGGACAGCTAACAGTTCAGTGAAGTGAGCACCGTATATATTTTGTTTGCTTTGTGTTTATTTATATTTTTTATAAGGCCGCTTTCGCGAAAGCGGAGCTGACATCAAACTGGTCCCGAACAGCCATCAAGATACCGTATGAAAAAATTTAGAATTAAGTCATAATTAATTTCACTATAACGTTATAGTATGATTACTTTTGCAAAAATTTTAAACACATTAAACCCACATTTATGAGTAACCCGATAGATACTTATGAAAAAGAGCTCGCTTTTCAAACCGACAGACGACGTGCAGCTGTCGCCTTTATAAAAGCTGTAAGCGATTTATGGTACGACCGTTCTATAGAATTGGTTCTTTTTAGAAACCAATTGATCGATAGAAACGTGAGCCAAATCATTAATTTACATGAATATGCTGGCCAATTTGTTCAAAAGCCTATTTCGGTTTTTGATAGTGTGGAAATTGCTCAAGCAATTCTATCCTTAGACTTACCGCCTTCTAAACTAGATATAGGTAAACTTACTTATGAGTACCATTTGGAGGAAAATGAAATGCAAGACGCCATGAGTTTTGTGATGAACAAACTAGGAGATGCTCAAAAATCAGAAGAAATCACTCCTAAAGATGTGGTTCTTTATGGTTTTGGTCGAATAGGTAGGTTACTTGCCCGCGAATTAATGTCCAAAGCAGGAAAAGGAAGCCAACTCAGATTGCGTGCTATTGTTACTCGTGGAGCAATTACAGAATCTGTTTTAGAAAAACGTGCTTCACTCCTGGCCCAAGACAGTGTTCATGGTGATTTTTCTGGAACAGTGGGTTACAATGTAGAGCAGGAATCTCTTATTGTAAATGGAACCACTGTAAAATTGATCAGTGCTACTGCGCCTGAAGAAATAGATTATACGGCTTACGGTATACATAATGCTCTTATTATTGATAATACGGGAGCTTTTAGAGATGATGTTGCCTTAGCACGTCACTTAAAAGCAAAAGGGGCTCATAAAGTGTTGCTTACTGCACCTGGTAAAGGAATACCTAACATCGTACACGGTGTCAATCATTTGGAATACGATCCAGATCAAGTAGATATTTTCTCTGCTGCCAGTTGTACGACTAATGCCATTACTCCTGTTTTAAAGGCGATAGAAGATAGTTTTGGTGTAAAAAAAGGACATTTAGAGACCATACATGCCTATACCAACGATCAGAATCTAGTAGACAATATGCACAGCAAGTACCGCCGTGGTCGTGCTGCTGCATTGA of Nonlabens sp. Ci31 contains these proteins:
- a CDS encoding PadR family transcriptional regulator, whose translation is MSNNQLYRGSLTTIIMRLLEQEGKMYGYEITQKVKEITGGRMDIKEGALYPSLHKLESEGHLKVAAEKVENRIRKYYSLTPQGKKQTVAMLAELKEYMENMQAIINPKLAY
- a CDS encoding glyceraldehyde-3-phosphate dehydrogenase; translated protein: MSNPIDTYEKELAFQTDRRRAAVAFIKAVSDLWYDRSIELVLFRNQLIDRNVSQIINLHEYAGQFVQKPISVFDSVEIAQAILSLDLPPSKLDIGKLTYEYHLEENEMQDAMSFVMNKLGDAQKSEEITPKDVVLYGFGRIGRLLARELMSKAGKGSQLRLRAIVTRGAITESVLEKRASLLAQDSVHGDFSGTVGYNVEQESLIVNGTTVKLISATAPEEIDYTAYGIHNALIIDNTGAFRDDVALARHLKAKGAHKVLLTAPGKGIPNIVHGVNHLEYDPDQVDIFSAASCTTNAITPVLKAIEDSFGVKKGHLETIHAYTNDQNLVDNMHSKYRRGRAAALNMVITETGAGQAVSKALPSFEGKLTSNAIRVPVPNGSLAILNLELETATSKDALNATLKKYALEGDLVEQIKYSIDNELVSSDIIGSNAPSIYDSNATIVGPDGKNVVIYVWYDNEYGYSHQVIRLAKYIAKVRRFTYY